One segment of Streptomyces sp. NA02950 DNA contains the following:
- a CDS encoding transcriptional regulator — protein MTADEPPEERRPEGTAEDELLLREAEKIVVALGRMFPGLCEVVLHDLRHPDRAIRAIESNLSGRSVGDPATELGLARIEDPGFPGIVQNYANSFPDGRPAKSTSIGIKNSAGSYVAAICLNLDVSLFASVARSLTNLVRTEEQEQPLTETLRARTAAELRTVVEEFAAARGQTPRSLGTPAKKELVRSLRARGFLQMKHSVQVVTELLGVSRATVYNYLRG, from the coding sequence ATGACCGCGGACGAACCGCCGGAGGAACGGCGGCCGGAGGGGACCGCCGAGGACGAACTGCTGCTGCGCGAGGCCGAGAAGATCGTGGTCGCCCTCGGCCGGATGTTCCCCGGGCTGTGCGAGGTGGTCCTGCACGATCTGCGCCATCCGGACCGGGCCATCCGCGCGATCGAGAGCAATCTCTCCGGCCGCTCGGTCGGCGATCCGGCCACCGAACTGGGCCTCGCCCGGATCGAGGACCCCGGCTTCCCCGGGATCGTCCAGAACTACGCCAACAGCTTCCCGGACGGCCGCCCGGCCAAGAGCACCTCGATCGGCATCAAGAACAGCGCGGGCAGCTATGTGGCCGCGATCTGTCTCAACCTCGATGTCTCCCTGTTCGCCAGCGTCGCCCGCAGCCTCACCAACCTGGTGCGCACCGAGGAACAGGAACAGCCCCTCACCGAGACCCTCCGCGCCCGCACCGCCGCCGAGCTGCGCACCGTCGTCGAGGAGTTCGCCGCCGCCCGCGGCCAGACCCCGCGCAGCCTGGGCACCCCCGCCAAAAAGGAGCTGGTCCGCTCGCTGCGGGCGCGCGGCTTCCTCCAGATGAAGCACTCCGTCCAGGTGGTCACCGAACTGCTCGGGGTCTCCCGGGCCACCGTCTACAACTACCTGCGCGGCTGA
- a CDS encoding threonine synthase: MRVESHGNGPHYVDERSGATYPIDDPRWRGADGAPLTVSALPGITREQVDTGDRSLWRYRAALPVRFDAPVSLGEGCTPLVEKDWGGDRVRFKLEWFSPTGSFKDRGTSVMISLLAQRGVREVIEDSSGNGGSSVSAYCAAAGIRARILVPEGTSPAKILQSRAYGAEVQVVPGGRDATAAEALRQSEHTYYASHNWHPFFLQGVKTLAYELWEDLGFTAPDAVVTVAGAGSTVLGCDLGFSELLASGGISRRPRLLVAQPAHCAPLQASFAAGTETPVPFHHAPTLAEGTAIREPVRRAEVLRAIRRSGGDMAAVPEDAIAAAVRRLAAMGLYAEPTSATAAAAIDIFRARGAIRPGETTAVVLTGSGLKAATTMAALFTPEGGAPR, translated from the coding sequence GTGCGAGTCGAATCCCATGGCAACGGGCCCCACTACGTCGACGAGCGCTCCGGCGCCACGTACCCCATCGACGATCCGCGCTGGCGCGGTGCCGACGGCGCTCCCCTCACCGTCTCCGCGCTGCCCGGTATCACCCGCGAGCAGGTGGACACCGGGGACCGTTCGCTGTGGCGCTACCGGGCGGCCCTCCCGGTGCGCTTCGACGCCCCGGTGTCACTGGGAGAAGGCTGCACCCCCCTGGTGGAGAAGGACTGGGGCGGGGATCGGGTCCGCTTCAAACTGGAGTGGTTCAGCCCCACCGGCAGCTTCAAGGACCGCGGCACCAGCGTGATGATCTCGCTGCTGGCCCAGCGCGGCGTCCGTGAGGTCATCGAGGACAGCTCCGGCAACGGCGGTTCGTCGGTGTCGGCGTACTGCGCCGCGGCCGGGATCCGGGCCAGGATCCTCGTCCCCGAGGGCACCTCCCCGGCGAAGATCCTCCAGAGCCGGGCGTACGGCGCCGAGGTCCAGGTGGTGCCGGGCGGCCGGGACGCCACCGCGGCCGAGGCGCTGCGCCAGTCGGAGCACACCTACTACGCCAGCCACAACTGGCACCCGTTCTTCCTCCAGGGCGTCAAAACCCTTGCCTACGAGCTGTGGGAGGACCTGGGCTTCACCGCTCCCGACGCCGTGGTGACCGTGGCCGGGGCGGGCAGTACCGTCCTCGGCTGCGACCTCGGCTTCTCCGAACTTCTGGCGTCGGGAGGGATCAGCCGCCGCCCCCGGCTGCTGGTCGCCCAGCCCGCCCACTGCGCCCCGCTCCAGGCGAGCTTCGCGGCGGGCACCGAGACGCCCGTCCCGTTCCACCACGCCCCGACCCTCGCCGAGGGCACGGCCATCCGGGAGCCGGTCCGCCGCGCGGAGGTGCTGCGCGCGATCCGCCGCTCGGGGGGCGACATGGCCGCCGTCCCCGAGGACGCCATCGCCGCGGCCGTCCGCCGGCTGGCCGCCATGGGCCTGTACGCCGAGCCCACGAGCGCGACCGCGGCCGCGGCGATCGACATCTTCCGGGCACGCGGCGCGATCCGCCCCGGGGAGACCACGGCCGTGGTGCTCACGGGATCGGGGCTGAAGGCGGCCACGACGATGGCGGCGCTCTTCACCCCGGAGGGTGGTGCACCGCGATGA